In the genome of Amphiura filiformis chromosome 4, Afil_fr2py, whole genome shotgun sequence, one region contains:
- the LOC140150404 gene encoding uncharacterized protein — translation MTSRRHQNLFNLKPHKCIYCRRHFHDTCLYLSHLIKHKKRIRPYWYEADTKEKLYECQQCNKDFTRKQNWIDHECTRTIRKKHLNRHSPINSKPHVCEVCSKGFKLAYYLKRHKLNHSTEKPYVCKVCNKGFKLAHHLKQHKAIHSNEKRYVCKVCNKGFKQAYGLKQHKAIHSNEKPYVCTVCNKGFKLAYDLKRHKAIHSNEKPYVCAVCNKGFTRTYDLKQHKAIHSNEKPYVCTVCNKGFTLACNLKQHKAIHSNEKPHVCTVCNKGFKQAYDLKRHKAIHSNEKPYVCTVCNKGFTLACNLKQHKAIHSNEKPHVCTVCNKSFKQAYDLKRHKAIHSNEKPYVCTVCNKGFTRTYDLKRHKARALHKEILTRLEKVEMEHKVLETRVTQLEASAENVDFSLGEIKTQQGNCAKKKDIEFLERQLDDLANRSRRNNVVNMTSRRHQNLFNLQPHKCIYCRRHFHDTCLYLSHLIKHKKWIRPYWYESDTKEKLYECQQCNKDFTRKQNWIDHECTGTIRKKHLNRHSPINSKPHVCEVCSKGFKLVYYLKRHKLNHSTEKPHVCKVCNKGFKLAHHLTQHKAIHSNEKPYVCTVCNKGFKQAYNLKHHKAIHSNKKPYVCAVCNKGFPLARNLKQHKAIHSNEKPYVCKVCNKGFKQAYELKRHKAIHSNEKPYVCKVCNKGFTLAGNLKQHKAIHSNEKPYVCKVCNKGFKQACNLKRHKAIHSNEKPYVCKVCNKGFKQAYELKEHKAIIHSNEKPYVCTVCNKGFKQACNLKRHKAIHSNENPYVCAVCNKGFTLACNLKQHKAIHSNEKPYVCTVCNKGFKQAYELKRHKAIHSNEKPYVCAVCNKGFKQAYELKRHKAIHSNKKPYVCTVCNKGFKQAYELKQHKAIHSNEKPYVCAVCNKGFKQAYELKRHKAIHSNEKPYVCAVCNKGFKQAYELKRHKAIHSNEKPYVCTVCNKGFKQAYELKRHKAIHSNEKPYVCTVCNKGFKQAYELKQHKAIHSNEKPYVCAVCNKGFKQAYELKRHKAIHSNEKPYVCAVCNKGFKQAYELKRHKAIHSNEKPYVCAVCNKGFKQAYELKQHKAIHSNEKPYVCTVCNKGFTRTCNLKQHKAIHSNEKPYVCKVCNKGFKQAYDLKRHKAIIHSNEKPRKQGLYTGMQLETAQSNS, via the exons ATGACTTCCAGAAGACATCAAAACTTGTTCAACCTGAAGCCtcacaaatgtatatattgcagaaGGCATTTCCATGACACTTGTCTATATCTGAGTCACCTGATCAAACACAAGAAGCGGATTAGACCATATTGGTATGAAGCAGACACCAAAGAGAAGCTATATGAATGTCAACAGTGTAATAAAGACTtcacaagaaaacaaaattggataGACCATGAATGTACTCGGACCATTAGAAAAAAACACTTGAATAGACATTCACCAATTAACAGCAAGCCTCATGTATGTGAAGTATGCAGCAAAGGCTTTAAGCTAGCATATTATTTGAAACGGCACAAACTAAATCATAGCACAGAGAAGCcttatgtatgtaaagtatgcaacaagggctttaagcTGGCACATCATTTGAAACAGCACAAAGCAATTCATAGCAATGAAAAGCgttatgtatgtaaagtatgtaaCAAGGGCTTTAAACAGGCATATGGTTTGAAACAGCACAAAGcaattcatagcaatgagaagccttaCGTATGtacagtatgcaacaagggctttaaacTGGCATATGATTTGAAACGGCACAAAGCAATCCATAGCAATGAAAAGCCTTATGTATGtgcagtatgcaacaagggctttacacggACATATGATTTGAAACAGCACAAAGCAATCCATAGCAATGAAAAGCCTTATGTATGtacagtatgcaacaagggctttacactggcATGCAACTTGAAACAGCACAAAGCAATTCATAGCAATGAAAAGCCTCATGTATGTACAGTATGTAACAAGGGCTTTAAACAGGCATATGATTTGAAACGGCACAAAGCAATCCATAGCAATGAAAAGCCTTATGTATGtacagtatgcaacaagggctttacactggcATGCAACTTGAAACAGCACAAAGCAATTCATAGCAATGAAAAGCCTCATGTATGTACAGTATGTAACAAGAGCTTTAAACAGGCATATGATTTGAAACGGCACAAAGCAATTCATAGCAATGAAAAGCCTTATGTATGtacagtatgcaacaagggctttacacggACATATGATTTGAAACGGCACAAAGCAAGGGCTTTACACAAAGAAA TTCTCACACGCCTGGAAAAGGTAGAAATGGAACATAAAGTGCTAGAGACTAGAGTTACACAATTAGAAGCTAGTGCAGAGAATGTAGATTTTTCTTTGGGAGAAATCAAGACACAGCAAGGGAATTGTGCAAAAAAGAAAGATATAGAGTTTTTAGAGCGTCAGCTGGACGACTTAGCCAACAGATCCCGCCGTAATAATGTTGTG AACATGACTTCCAGAAGACATCAAAACTTGTTCAACTTGCAGCCtcacaaatgtatatattgcagaaGGCATTTCCATGACACTTGTCTATATCTGAGTCACCTGATCAAACACAAGAAGTGGATTAGACCATATTGGTATGAATCAGACACCAAAGAGAAGCTATATGAATGTCAACAGTGTAATAAAGACTtcacaagaaaacaaaattggataGACCATGAATGTACTGGGACCATTAGAAAAAAACACTTGAATAGACATTCACCAATTAACAGCAAGCCTCATGTATGTGAAGTATGCAGCAAAGGCTTTAAGCTGGTATATTATTTGAAACGGCACAAACTAAATCATAGCAcagagaagcctcatgtatgtaaagtatgcaacaagggctttaagcTGGCACATCATTTGACACAGCACAAAGcaattcatagcaatgagaagccttatgtatgtacagtatgcaacaagggctttaaacAGGCATACAACTTGAAACATCACAAAGCAATCCATAGCAATAAAAAGCCTTATGTATGtgcagtatgcaacaagggctttccACTGGCACGCAACTTGAAACAGCACAAAGCAATTCATAGCAATGAAAAGCcttatgtatgtaaagtatgcaacaagggctttaaacAGGCATATGAATTGAAACGGCACAAAGCAATCCATAGCAATGAAAAGCcttatgtatgtaaagtatgtaacaagggctttacactggcAGGCAACTTGAAACAGCACAAAGCAATTCATAGCAATGAAAAGCCTTATGtgtgtaaagtatgcaacaagggctttaaacAGGCATGCAATTTGAAACGGCACAAAGCAATCCATAGCAATGAAAAGCcttatgtatgtaaagtatgcaacaagggctttaaacAGGCATATGAATTGAAAGAGCACAAAGCAATTATCCATAGCAATGAAAAGCCTTATGTATGtacagtatgcaacaagggctttaaacAGGCATGCAATTTGAAACGGCACAAAGCAATCCATAGCAATGAAAACCCTTATGTATGtgcagtatgcaacaagggctttacactggcATGCAACTTGAAACAGCACAAAGCAATCCATAGCAATGAAAAGCCTTATGTATGtacagtatgcaacaagggctttaaacAGGCATATGAATTGAAACGGCACAAAGCAATCCATAGCAATGAAAAGCCTTATGTATGtgcagtatgcaacaagggctttaaacAGGCATATGAATTGAAACGGCACAAAGCAATCCATAGCAATAAAAAGCCTTATGTATGtacagtatgcaacaagggctttaaacAGGCATATGAATTGAAACAGCACAAagcaatccatagcaatgagaagccttatgtatgtgcagtatgcaacaagggctttaaacAGGCATATGAATTGAAACGGCACAAAGCAATCCATAGCAATGAAAAGCCTTATGTATGtgcagtatgcaacaagggctttaaacAGGCATATGAATTGAAACGGCACAAAGCAATCCATAGCAATGAAAAGCCTTATGTATGtacagtatgcaacaagggctttaaacAGGCATATGAATTGAAACGGCACAAAGCAATCCATAGCAATGAAAAGCCTTATGTATGtacagtatgcaacaagggctttaaacAGGCATATGAATTGAAACAGCACAAagcaatccatagcaatgagaagccttatgtatgtgcagtatgcaacaagggctttaaacAGGCATATGAATTGAAACGGCACAAAGCAATCCATAGCAATGAAAAGCCTTATGTATGtgcagtatgcaacaagggctttaaacAGGCATATGAATTGAAACGGCACAAAGCAATCCATAGCAATGAAAAGCCTTATGTATGtgcagtatgcaacaagggctttaaacAGGCATATGAATTGAAACAGCACAAAGcaattcatagcaatgagaagccttatgtatgtacagtatgcaacaagggctttacacggACATGCAACTTGAAACAGCACAAAGCAATTCATAGCAATGAAAAGCcttatgtatgtaaagtatgcaacaagggctttaaacAGGCGTATGATTTGAAACGGCACAAAGCAATTATTCATAGCAATGAAAAGCCAAGaaaacaagggctttacactggcATGCAACTTGAAACAGCACAAAGCAATTCATAG